The Salinirubellus salinus genome segment CTGGCGGGCGTCGTCGGCATCGTCTTCGTCGGCGTGATGGTCGTCGGTGACGCCGGCAACCCCGCGGTGTTCGGCCCGATCGGGCACGGCGGGGCCGAGCGGATGATCGTCTATCCCGTGATGCTCTGGCTGGTCGCGCTCGGCGGCTACCTCCTCGGTGACGGCGAGATACGCCCTCCGACCAGGGTGTCCGAGACGGCCGACTGAACCGCCGGTCGGCGGTCTCTCTCCGGGGTGTGTGACCCTCCTCGAACCCCGTCTACCGACGAGCCTAAGACTCGGTGTGTGGTACGTTCGCTATGGACACTGTACTGCTCGCGACGGACGGGAGTGAGTACGCGACGCGGGCGGCTCGGCGGGCCATCCGGCTCGCCCGAGCGCGTGACGCCGCGCTCCACGTCCTCTGTGTGGTCGACCGGCGGAGACTGGAGGAGCCGGCGCTCGGCTCCGGTGAACTGGCGACCATCGCGGCCGAGGACCACGGCCACGAGTGTATCGCGATGGTCCGGGAGTTGGCCGACGAGGCCGACGTCACCGTGGAGGGCGGACCTGTCACGGGGTCCCGCCGGACGAGATTCTGGCGTACGCAGACAGGATCGACGCCTCGGTCATCGTCGTCGGCGAACACGGCGAACACGCCGAGCACTTCGGCGGCGTGGGCCGCGCTGTGGCCGACCGGGCGGACCGGGAGGTCGTCGTGGTCTCGGCCGCCGAGAACGAGGCGTGAGGAGGGCTGGCCCCGCCCCGCTGGTCCCACCCAGGCCCGACGACTACGTCCGGAGTTCGGCCGGCGTGGCGTCCTCGTACTTGTCCTCGAACTCGCCGATGAGTTGGCCCATCTTCGCGTACCAGTCGTTGAGCATCCGCTGCATCTCGCTCGACACCTTCTGGGCCTCGGCCGGGTGATAGACGTAGGTACCCCCCTGGTCGTAGTTGACCTGCTCCTTCTCGATGAACCCCGCCTCCAGCAGGCGCTGGACGGCGCGGTACGCGGTCGAACGCTCGCGGTCGACGCCTTCCGCCACCTCGTCGACGGTCAGCGCCGACTCCGCCTCGACGAGCGCCTCGAAGCACTCCTGTCAGCTGTTTGAGTCCGTGGAAACACTCCAGCAGTCCCTCGCACTCCATGTCCCGCTGGAGTTGCTCGGACATCGAATCGGGCATCTGTATCACCTGTAGGTACCGTTCGGACGGGTAAAACGTTTGTGCAGTATCCGTACAAT includes the following:
- a CDS encoding universal stress protein; translated protein: MYRDGPGVGRRGRRHRGGRTCHGVPPDEILAYADRIDASVIVVGEHGEHAEHFGGVGRAVADRADREVVVVSAAENEA